A single genomic interval of Thermococcus sp. harbors:
- a CDS encoding CBS domain-containing protein, which yields MRVKTLMTKDPVVIQLPASREYALELFKKHKVRSFPVVNREGKLVGIISIKNILVNPDEDQLAMLIRRDVPTVKVNDDLKKAVRKILDSGYRRVVVVDDEGRPIGILTVGDIVRRYLSKNEKLREVSIEPYYQRNVSVVWRGTPLKAALKALLLCNAMAIPVIDDDGNLIGMVDETDLLHDSEVIRVIKQTSLSASSEEDWILEANPTLIFEKAELQLPKKPVEEIMNPNVVVATPHMSVYDVAQKMVKYEIEQLPVIRGEGELIGIVRDMDIIKVILGR from the coding sequence ATGAGGGTCAAGACTCTGATGACAAAGGATCCAGTGGTCATACAGCTCCCGGCGAGTAGGGAATACGCACTTGAGCTCTTCAAAAAGCACAAGGTTCGCTCTTTTCCGGTCGTCAACAGAGAGGGAAAGCTAGTTGGGATAATCAGCATAAAGAACATCCTCGTTAACCCCGATGAAGACCAGCTGGCCATGCTCATCAGGAGGGACGTTCCAACAGTTAAGGTTAACGATGACCTCAAGAAGGCCGTCAGGAAGATTCTCGACTCAGGCTACAGAAGGGTCGTTGTCGTTGACGACGAGGGGAGACCCATAGGCATCCTGACCGTCGGGGACATAGTGAGGAGGTACCTCTCGAAGAACGAGAAGCTCAGGGAAGTTAGCATCGAGCCCTACTACCAGAGAAACGTCAGCGTTGTCTGGCGCGGGACGCCCCTAAAGGCTGCGCTGAAGGCCCTCCTGCTCTGCAACGCCATGGCGATACCGGTTATAGACGACGACGGGAACCTCATCGGGATGGTCGATGAGACAGACCTGCTCCACGACAGCGAGGTGATAAGGGTCATAAAGCAGACCTCCCTCTCGGCTTCAAGCGAGGAGGACTGGATACTTGAGGCAAACCCGACGCTCATCTTCGAGAAGGCCGAACTCCAGCTCCCGAAAAAGCCGGTTGAGGAGATAATGAACCCCAACGTTGTGGTCGCAACTCCCCACATGAGCGTTTACGACGTGGCCCAGAAGATGGTGAAGTACGAGATAGAGCAGTTGCCAGTCATAAGGGGCGAGGGCGAACTCATCGGAATAGTCAGGGACATGGACATCATAAAGGTCATCCTCGGGAGGTAA
- a CDS encoding homoserine dehydrogenase: protein MKEITLSIFGFGNVGRATARVLLEKTGFFRKKYGLSFKVLSVADTSGLVWLPEGIDLREALLVKENFGRLSAWTNDYEVYNMKPGEAIEEVNPDIVVDVTNDANAFPWHLRAIRNGSALVTSNKPPLAFHYSELVGEAERRGIPYLFEATVMAGTPVIALLRENLLGDRVESIEAVLNATTTFILSRMEEGKTFEEALREAQSLGMAERDPSGDVLGIDAGYKATILHCVAFHPMTFGEAEVRGIDGITPELVREATSHGKTIRLVATVERGKVKVEPREIPLESPLAVSSNENVALIKTDLLGELLVKGAGAGPRETASGVVSDIVKAGLVLREA from the coding sequence GTGAAGGAGATAACTCTCTCCATCTTCGGCTTTGGGAACGTGGGAAGAGCAACCGCGAGGGTTCTCCTCGAAAAGACTGGGTTCTTCAGGAAGAAGTACGGACTGAGCTTTAAGGTTCTCAGCGTGGCCGATACGAGCGGTCTCGTTTGGCTGCCCGAGGGCATAGACCTCAGGGAGGCGCTCCTCGTGAAGGAGAACTTCGGGAGGCTCTCGGCCTGGACGAACGACTACGAGGTCTACAACATGAAACCCGGTGAGGCAATCGAGGAGGTAAACCCTGACATCGTCGTTGACGTCACCAACGATGCCAACGCCTTCCCCTGGCACCTCAGGGCGATAAGGAACGGGAGCGCCCTCGTTACGAGCAACAAGCCACCCTTGGCGTTCCACTACTCCGAGCTCGTTGGCGAGGCAGAGAGGAGGGGAATCCCTTACCTCTTCGAGGCAACGGTCATGGCGGGGACGCCGGTGATAGCTCTCCTGCGGGAGAACCTGCTGGGGGACAGGGTTGAGAGTATCGAGGCAGTTCTCAACGCGACGACTACATTCATCCTCTCCAGGATGGAGGAGGGAAAGACCTTCGAGGAGGCGCTGAGGGAAGCCCAGTCCCTCGGTATGGCCGAGAGGGACCCGAGCGGGGACGTGCTCGGGATAGATGCGGGTTACAAGGCAACGATTCTGCACTGCGTCGCCTTCCATCCGATGACGTTCGGGGAGGCCGAGGTGAGGGGAATAGACGGCATAACGCCCGAGCTTGTGAGGGAGGCAACCTCCCACGGGAAGACGATAAGGCTCGTCGCGACCGTTGAGAGGGGGAAGGTAAAGGTCGAGCCCAGGGAGATACCCCTCGAAAGCCCGCTGGCCGTTTCGAGCAACGAGAACGTCGCCCTGATAAAAACCGATCTCCTCGGGGAGCTGCTCGTTAAGGGGGCGGGAGCCGGGCCCCGGGAGACGGCAAGCGGAGTCGTGAGCGATATCGTTAAGGCAGGGCTAGTCCTTAGGGAAGCATGA